From one Alicyclobacillus acidocaldarius subsp. acidocaldarius Tc-4-1 genomic stretch:
- a CDS encoding recombinase family protein yields MWTAIYTRVSTEHQAQAGHGLEVQREACVQYALSLGVAPRDIRLYEEAGGSGEDMDRPELMRLLDDVRRGLVDRVVVKHPDRLSRNVADKAIVVRELSACGVKLHFVDVPNWDESDEAVLLFHVISSIAEYELRQIRRRTLAGKLKAVRGGRVMPSGVDPYGYRYEDGRYVVVPEEAEVVRLIYQWYGIDGLSLRAIAERLEAMGVPTKTRQAARWHHSTVARILENPVYQGTWYYNRRRTSKRHGVRGARRGRGRQVVAVRDPSEWIAVSVPAVVSPELARSVELRKQGGPRGGSTSMHTFLSGKLVCAHCQRAWRHEACRTAGGIVRKFRRPPGERGTDPCAYGCARVPADEIEQAVWRELVRRMRAWITKEDITAGASPGDPLMEDVARLRREMRAAAERRHRARELYLRGYLDRSEALRAMAEEARRLREGRAEACRMCHARRHRLEAREALWAALETHEGVELRRLWLEAAVSRVEIDASGGEIVLTLVARMSDDSG; encoded by the coding sequence ATGTGGACCGCCATCTACACGCGCGTGTCGACCGAACACCAGGCGCAGGCTGGGCATGGGCTTGAGGTCCAGCGGGAGGCGTGCGTGCAGTACGCCCTGTCCCTTGGGGTGGCTCCGCGCGACATCCGCCTCTACGAGGAAGCGGGTGGATCGGGCGAGGACATGGACCGACCGGAGCTGATGCGACTCCTCGACGACGTGCGGCGCGGGCTTGTCGATCGCGTCGTCGTGAAACATCCCGACCGCCTGTCGCGCAACGTGGCCGACAAGGCGATTGTGGTGCGGGAGTTATCCGCGTGCGGTGTGAAGCTCCACTTCGTCGATGTGCCGAACTGGGATGAGTCCGACGAAGCGGTGCTTCTCTTCCACGTCATCTCGAGCATCGCCGAGTATGAACTCCGGCAAATTCGGCGGCGCACGCTGGCGGGAAAACTGAAGGCGGTTCGGGGCGGCCGAGTGATGCCATCCGGGGTGGATCCGTACGGCTATCGCTACGAGGACGGGCGGTACGTCGTGGTACCCGAGGAGGCCGAAGTCGTCCGGCTCATCTATCAATGGTACGGGATCGACGGCCTGAGCCTTCGGGCCATCGCCGAGCGGCTCGAGGCCATGGGGGTGCCGACGAAGACGCGCCAGGCGGCGCGCTGGCACCACAGCACGGTGGCGAGGATCCTCGAAAACCCTGTATATCAAGGTACTTGGTATTACAACCGCAGGCGCACGTCCAAACGGCACGGCGTGAGAGGCGCCCGCCGCGGCCGAGGCCGGCAGGTCGTGGCAGTGCGGGATCCAAGCGAATGGATTGCCGTGTCGGTACCGGCCGTAGTCAGTCCGGAGCTCGCGCGCTCGGTCGAGCTGCGCAAGCAGGGCGGTCCGCGAGGCGGTTCAACGTCGATGCACACGTTTTTATCGGGCAAACTCGTGTGCGCGCACTGTCAACGCGCATGGCGGCACGAGGCATGTCGGACGGCAGGCGGGATCGTGCGCAAGTTTCGGCGCCCGCCGGGGGAGCGAGGGACCGACCCTTGCGCGTATGGCTGTGCGCGGGTACCCGCAGACGAGATTGAGCAGGCGGTGTGGCGCGAGCTGGTGCGGCGCATGCGCGCTTGGATCACGAAGGAGGACATCACGGCTGGCGCGAGCCCGGGTGACCCGCTGATGGAGGACGTGGCGCGCCTCCGCAGAGAGATGCGCGCCGCGGCAGAGCGGCGGCATCGCGCGAGGGAGTTATATCTGCGTGGTTATCTGGACCGGAGCGAGGCCCTGCGCGCGATGGCGGAGGAGGCTCGGCGCCTGCGAGAGGGGCGCGCCGAGGCCTGTCGGATGTGCCATGCGCGGCGACATCGGTTGGAGGCGCGGGAGGCGCTCTGGGCGGCGCTTGAAACGCACGAAGGTGTCGAGTTGCGGAGGTTGTGGCTCGAGGCGGCGGTGTCACGCGTCGAGATCGACGCCTCGGGCGGCGAGATTGTCCTCACGCTAGTCGCCCGGATGAGTGATGATTCGGGATGA
- a CDS encoding SGNH/GDSL hydrolase family protein, with the protein MKLRWFIVCRRPFRLRALAREWMSVIVLHLGDSIAYGERASRPTRAYPQVAARALAAEVRAPVETRVVAQPGWTSADLAASVEADKQALASADVAAVLVGGDDLVQAAVTAPSEGHLHRQLRAAYQRYAGDLAFIAASCRWHGVPLVLCTLYNPFPHSPLAASAIRGLNGVVTRVGARLGAFIAPVDAWFAGREPLLIAGYRTGRLDDVLAGGRAPVHPNDLGHQVIGLGLAAYISPLAAMRHRLGSTGVWHSRR; encoded by the coding sequence ATGAAGTTGCGATGGTTCATTGTATGCCGACGCCCCTTTCGCTTGCGGGCGCTGGCCAGGGAGTGGATGAGCGTGATCGTGCTCCATTTGGGCGACTCCATCGCGTACGGGGAGCGCGCGTCTCGGCCTACCCGCGCCTATCCCCAGGTGGCAGCGCGTGCGCTTGCGGCCGAGGTGCGCGCGCCGGTGGAAACGCGCGTCGTCGCGCAGCCTGGATGGACAAGTGCGGATCTCGCGGCTTCCGTGGAGGCGGACAAACAGGCACTTGCGAGCGCAGACGTAGCCGCCGTCCTGGTTGGCGGGGACGATCTCGTCCAGGCGGCCGTCACCGCTCCCTCCGAAGGCCACCTGCACCGCCAGCTTCGCGCAGCTTACCAGCGCTATGCAGGCGATCTCGCCTTCATCGCGGCCTCCTGCCGCTGGCACGGCGTGCCGCTCGTGTTGTGCACGCTGTACAATCCCTTTCCGCACTCGCCTCTCGCCGCGTCCGCCATTCGAGGCTTGAACGGCGTTGTGACCCGCGTGGGCGCCCGCTTGGGCGCCTTCATCGCTCCGGTGGATGCGTGGTTCGCAGGCCGAGAGCCGCTCCTCATCGCGGGATACCGCACAGGCCGCCTCGACGACGTCCTCGCGGGCGGCCGCGCGCCGGTGCATCCGAACGATCTCGGCCATCAGGTGATTGGGCTTGGACTGGCCGCGTACATCTCACCCCTTGCGGCCATGCGACATAGGCTAGGAAGCACGGGCGTTTGGCACAGTCGGAGGTGA
- a CDS encoding DedA family protein — MHFQEIIQHYGYAGVFFIIFVEAIGFPFPAETTLTLAGIEWSKGVFHLVPLWLMGCLGNLFGSAVAFFIGWFLGRPVVLYFGKYVGITDQKLDMVNERFQRYELAVIFIAKFIAGVRIIVPYLAGINRMNPAKFFIVNTIAAVVWSGAFIIAGKYIGEEVSRYWPFLKHHLWLAALLAAILVALFIAFRRWERKKMHGSAPNAKGDGAER; from the coding sequence GTGCATTTCCAGGAGATCATTCAGCACTACGGCTATGCGGGCGTCTTTTTCATCATCTTCGTCGAGGCCATTGGATTTCCGTTTCCGGCTGAGACGACGCTGACACTCGCCGGGATCGAATGGTCCAAGGGCGTGTTTCATCTGGTTCCTCTTTGGTTGATGGGGTGCCTCGGCAACCTCTTCGGCTCTGCCGTGGCCTTCTTCATCGGCTGGTTTCTGGGACGCCCGGTCGTGTTGTACTTCGGCAAGTACGTCGGGATCACGGACCAGAAGCTCGACATGGTCAACGAGCGCTTCCAGCGCTACGAGTTGGCCGTGATTTTCATCGCCAAGTTTATCGCGGGCGTGCGCATCATCGTGCCGTACCTAGCGGGCATCAATCGCATGAATCCCGCGAAGTTTTTCATTGTGAACACCATCGCCGCCGTCGTGTGGTCGGGCGCCTTCATCATCGCAGGGAAGTACATTGGCGAAGAAGTGAGCCGCTACTGGCCGTTCCTCAAGCATCACCTCTGGCTGGCTGCCCTCCTCGCCGCCATCCTCGTGGCGCTTTTCATCGCGTTTCGCAGGTGGGAGCGTAAAAAGATGCATGGGTCGGCGCCGAATGCCAAAGGGGACGGTGCCGAGCGCTGA